The Ornithorhynchus anatinus isolate Pmale09 chromosome 1, mOrnAna1.pri.v4, whole genome shotgun sequence genome includes a window with the following:
- the HSPB3 gene encoding heat shock protein beta-3, with amino-acid sequence MDRAVIRHPIETPVRYQGHFATRSLEDCRLDHALYALPGPEIVDLGPGRPVGEAQDEEKRPEGSKPRFQVLVDVVQFCPEDVLIQTFEGWLLVRAQHGPRMDEHGFISRSFTRQYKLPDGVETKDLSALFCHDGVLVVEVKGSEGPGDKSPEADSTR; translated from the coding sequence atggacCGGGCAGTGATCAGGCACCCGATAGAAACCCCGGTGCGCTACCAGGGCCACTTTGCCACCCGGAGCTTGGAAGACTGCAGACTGGATCACGCCTTATATGCTTTGCCCGGCCCGGAGATCGTCGACCTGGGCCCAGGAAGGCCCGTGGGAGAGGCCCAAGACGAAGAGAAACGGCCGGAAGGGAGCAAACCCCGTTTTCAGGTCTTAGTGGACGTGGTCCAGTTCTGCCCCGAAGATGTTCTCATCCAGACTTTCGAAGGCTGGCTTCTAGTCCGAGCTCAGCACGGGCCCAGAATGGACGAACACGGTTTCATCTCGAGGAGCTTCACCAGGCAGTATAAACTCCCGGATGGGGTCGAGACGAAGGATCTCTCCGCTCTCTTCTGCCACGATGGGGTTCTGGTCGTGGAGGTCAAAGGATCAGAGGGACCCGGGGACAAGTCGCCGGAGGCGGATAGCACGAGATGA